The Limnochorda sp. LNt genome includes a region encoding these proteins:
- a CDS encoding IS256 family transposase, protein MQRQCLLQPLPQALRRPRVRRLQGREELVPPTYRALQDEATLGEAALEQSLAGVAMRRYGETMPDLLGIPDELPVTHVSRSTVSRRFLAEAGAILAEVLHRPLSERYLVVFLDGLALGEHQVVAAVGVTEAGQKRVLALWEGVTESREVCQALVEDLAARGLSAQHGLLVVIDGSKALAAAVRAVWGERALIQRCVCHKARNVLEKLPRSLQGMVRRRLARAWGEADAAAAALSLQALADRLDETGYAEAAAR, encoded by the coding sequence GTGCAGCGGCAATGTCTCCTCCAGCCCCTCCCGCAGGCTCTCCGCCGCCCCCGGGTGCGCAGACTGCAGGGCCGGGAGGAGCTGGTCCCGCCGACCTACCGGGCCCTGCAGGACGAGGCCACCTTGGGCGAAGCGGCGCTGGAACAGAGCCTGGCGGGGGTCGCCATGCGCCGCTACGGCGAGACCATGCCGGACTTGCTCGGCATCCCCGATGAGCTTCCTGTCACCCACGTATCGCGCAGCACCGTGAGCCGGCGCTTCCTCGCGGAGGCCGGGGCCATCCTGGCCGAGGTCCTCCATCGCCCTCTGTCCGAGCGGTACCTGGTGGTCTTCCTGGACGGGCTTGCGCTCGGCGAGCACCAGGTGGTAGCCGCCGTGGGCGTGACCGAGGCCGGGCAGAAGCGGGTGCTGGCACTGTGGGAAGGGGTCACGGAGAGCCGGGAGGTCTGCCAGGCCCTGGTGGAGGACCTGGCTGCCCGGGGGCTTTCGGCTCAGCATGGCCTTCTGGTGGTCATCGACGGCAGCAAGGCGCTGGCGGCGGCCGTGCGGGCGGTGTGGGGTGAGCGGGCGCTCATCCAGCGCTGTGTGTGCCACAAGGCCCGCAACGTGCTGGAGAAGCTTCCCCGCTCGCTGCAGGGCATGGTGAGGCGCCGGCTGGCCCGGGCCTGGGGCGAGGCCGATGCGGCCGCCGCCGCCCTCAGCCTGCAGGCCCTGGCCGACCGGCTGGACGAGACCGGATACGCCGAGGCGGCGGCCAGGTAA
- the arfA gene encoding arabinosylfuranosidase ArfA yields the protein MKRARMVVDPDFAIGAIDDRLYGSFVEHLGRAIYGGIYEPGHPQADEMGFRRDVLELVRRLGVTIVRYPGGNFVSGYHWEDGIGPRASRPRRLELAWRSIEPNEVGVDEFAAWARKAGTRVMMAVNLGTRGIDAARHLVEYCNHPGGSHWSDLRRSHGHPEPHGIKVWCLGNEMDGPWQIGHKTAEEYGRLAAETAKAMKMVDPSLELVACGSSHSRMPTFPDWEATVLEHTYDYVDYISLHTYYGNQEDDTANFLAKSMDMDAFIDTVVATCDHVKAKRRSKKTIYLSFDEWNVWYHSHEADRQVAPWQVAPPLLEDVYTFEDALLVGLMLITLMRHADRVKIACLAQLVNVIAPIMTRTGGPAWAQTIYYPFLHASRYGRGVSLRPVIDSPRYDTRDFTDVPVVDGAAVFDPDKGTLTLFVVNRDLHERVRLECSARAFEGYRVLEHLVLEHRDLKATNTEHHPDHVVPHSGGDATVDAGVISATLPAPSWHVIRLGRVAS from the coding sequence ATGAAGCGCGCGCGGATGGTCGTCGACCCCGACTTCGCCATCGGGGCCATCGACGACCGACTGTACGGGTCGTTCGTCGAGCACCTGGGACGGGCCATCTACGGCGGCATCTACGAGCCAGGCCACCCCCAAGCGGACGAGATGGGCTTCCGGCGAGACGTGCTGGAGCTGGTCCGCCGGTTGGGCGTCACCATCGTCCGCTATCCCGGCGGCAACTTCGTCTCGGGGTACCACTGGGAGGACGGCATCGGGCCCCGGGCGTCGAGGCCCCGTCGCCTCGAGCTGGCCTGGCGCAGCATCGAGCCCAACGAAGTGGGGGTCGACGAGTTCGCCGCCTGGGCCCGCAAGGCAGGCACCCGGGTGATGATGGCCGTCAATCTGGGCACCCGGGGCATCGACGCGGCCCGCCACCTGGTCGAGTACTGCAACCACCCGGGCGGCAGCCACTGGAGCGACCTGCGCCGGTCCCACGGGCATCCGGAGCCTCACGGCATCAAGGTGTGGTGCCTGGGCAACGAGATGGACGGCCCGTGGCAGATCGGCCACAAGACGGCGGAGGAGTATGGACGCCTGGCCGCCGAGACGGCCAAGGCCATGAAGATGGTCGACCCCTCCCTGGAGCTGGTGGCGTGCGGGAGCTCCCACAGCCGGATGCCGACGTTTCCGGACTGGGAGGCCACCGTGCTCGAGCACACCTACGACTACGTCGACTACATCTCCCTGCACACCTACTACGGCAACCAGGAGGACGACACCGCCAACTTCCTGGCCAAGTCGATGGACATGGACGCCTTCATCGACACGGTGGTGGCGACCTGCGACCACGTCAAGGCCAAGCGGCGCAGCAAGAAGACCATCTACCTCTCCTTCGACGAGTGGAACGTCTGGTACCACTCCCACGAGGCCGACCGCCAGGTGGCGCCCTGGCAGGTGGCGCCGCCTCTGCTGGAGGACGTCTACACCTTCGAGGATGCGCTGCTGGTCGGGCTGATGCTCATTACGCTGATGCGCCACGCCGACCGGGTCAAGATCGCCTGCCTGGCGCAGCTGGTCAACGTCATCGCCCCCATCATGACCCGCACCGGCGGGCCAGCCTGGGCCCAGACCATCTACTACCCCTTCCTGCACGCCTCGCGTTACGGTCGAGGGGTTTCGCTGCGCCCGGTCATCGACAGCCCTCGCTACGACACCCGGGACTTCACCGACGTGCCGGTGGTGGACGGGGCCGCCGTCTTCGACCCCGACAAGGGCACGCTGACCCTTTTCGTGGTCAACCGCGACCTGCACGAGCGGGTGCGGCTCGAGTGCAGCGCGAGGGCCTTCGAGGGCTACCGGGTCCTCGAGCACCTGGTGCTGGAGCATCGGGACCTCAAGGCGACCAACACGGAGCACCACCCGGACCACGTCGTGCCCCACAGCGGCGGGGACGCCACGGTAGATGCGGGCGTCATCTCGGCGACCCTGCCGGCGCCGTCGTGGCACGTCATCCGGCTGGGCCGCGTCGCGTCGTGA
- a CDS encoding MFS transporter has protein sequence MTTKRLDPRPILLLSLGHLVADLYQGAVPALLPLWKQAFALPYAATGAIMLALQVCSSVVQPLFGLLDDRARQRSWLPAAAALAGLGMAVAVLAPSYRLVLAGVMVGGLGVALYHPEASRRAHENSGALRATAMSWFSVGGNLGIGLGPLVVAALLARGETALASGLAAIGLAAAWLLRVQGPRLLARGTHGTGSAASPSTGTGRGRRASGAGPGADRWGALWLLSSVVVVRSWVHAGVQSFVPLLLTERGLPTAQAQSLLAVFLLAGAAGTLVGGPLADLVGRKPVMAGSMALSVPLVWLIGRVEAGALPVVLAAAGFALVSTFSVSVVLAQELLPSRVGTASGIVLGASVGTGGMGVALLGWLADARGLPVAMQAMAWLPLVGLALTVGLPSERGAALREGASSTREAGAPR, from the coding sequence TTGACGACGAAGCGGCTCGATCCTCGCCCCATCCTGCTCCTGTCGCTCGGGCACCTGGTGGCGGACCTCTACCAGGGGGCGGTGCCCGCCCTGCTACCGCTGTGGAAGCAGGCCTTCGCACTGCCGTACGCGGCGACGGGGGCCATCATGCTCGCACTGCAGGTCTGCTCGTCGGTGGTGCAGCCGCTGTTTGGGCTGCTGGACGACCGGGCGCGCCAGCGCTCCTGGCTGCCTGCGGCCGCGGCGCTGGCCGGTCTCGGCATGGCGGTCGCCGTACTGGCTCCGAGCTACCGGCTGGTGCTGGCGGGGGTCATGGTGGGGGGATTGGGTGTGGCCCTGTACCACCCTGAGGCGTCGCGGCGTGCCCACGAAAACAGCGGCGCCCTTCGGGCCACGGCGATGTCGTGGTTTTCGGTCGGAGGCAACCTGGGCATCGGGCTGGGGCCACTGGTGGTCGCGGCCCTGCTCGCACGTGGCGAGACGGCCCTCGCGTCGGGGCTGGCCGCCATCGGGCTGGCGGCCGCATGGCTGCTGCGAGTGCAGGGCCCCAGGCTGCTGGCCCGGGGCACGCATGGCACGGGGAGCGCGGCCTCTCCATCGACGGGAACGGGGCGGGGTCGCCGGGCGAGCGGTGCCGGTCCCGGCGCGGACCGGTGGGGCGCCCTGTGGCTGCTGAGCAGCGTCGTCGTGGTGCGCTCGTGGGTGCACGCGGGCGTGCAGTCGTTCGTGCCGCTGCTGTTGACCGAGCGGGGGCTGCCCACCGCGCAGGCCCAGAGCCTGCTGGCGGTCTTCTTGCTGGCAGGTGCGGCTGGCACGCTGGTGGGCGGGCCCCTGGCGGACCTGGTGGGCCGAAAGCCGGTGATGGCTGGTTCGATGGCCCTGTCGGTGCCGCTGGTCTGGCTCATCGGCCGCGTCGAGGCCGGGGCCCTGCCGGTGGTGCTGGCCGCGGCCGGCTTCGCCTTGGTCAGCACCTTCTCGGTTTCGGTGGTGCTGGCCCAGGAGCTGCTCCCGAGCCGGGTGGGGACCGCCTCGGGCATCGTCCTCGGGGCCTCGGTCGGCACGGGGGGCATGGGCGTCGCGCTGCTGGGGTGGCTGGCCGACGCCAGGGGATTGCCCGTGGCCATGCAGGCGATGGCCTGGCTACCGCTCGTGGGGCTGGCCCTGACGGTGGGCCTGCCCTCCGAGCGAGGAGCGGCCCTGCGGGAGGGCGCCTCCTCGACCCGCGAGGCGGGCGCCCCCCGCTGA
- the tenA gene encoding thiaminase II — protein MSDTPSPLSRSFTEELWGGIASIFEAILAHPFIRGLTDGTLPEEAFRFYVIQDALYLRDYARALALAAAKAPQEQAIAMFCHHAAGAIEVERQLHESFFRDFGLTEQQVRATPVAPTNLAYTSYLLRVAYAEPFHELVGAVLPCYWIYQEVGTRLATRGSPNPLYRRWIETYGGEEFGRVVREVLQLTDRIAEALTPAQRAAAARHFVTTSRYEWMFWEMGWRMERWPV, from the coding sequence ATGAGCGACACCCCGTCGCCGCTCTCGAGGAGCTTCACCGAGGAGCTGTGGGGCGGGATCGCCTCCATCTTCGAGGCCATCCTGGCCCACCCGTTCATCCGCGGGCTGACCGACGGGACCCTTCCCGAGGAGGCGTTCCGCTTCTACGTGATCCAGGATGCCCTCTACCTGCGCGACTACGCCCGGGCGCTGGCGCTGGCGGCGGCCAAGGCCCCCCAGGAGCAGGCCATCGCCATGTTCTGCCACCACGCCGCCGGGGCCATCGAGGTCGAGCGGCAGTTGCACGAGAGCTTCTTCCGCGACTTCGGCCTGACGGAGCAACAGGTGCGCGCGACGCCCGTCGCGCCCACCAATCTGGCCTACACCAGCTACCTGCTTCGGGTCGCCTACGCCGAGCCCTTCCACGAACTGGTGGGCGCGGTGCTGCCCTGCTACTGGATCTACCAGGAGGTGGGCACCCGCCTGGCCACCCGGGGCTCGCCCAATCCCCTCTACCGGCGGTGGATCGAGACCTACGGGGGCGAGGAGTTCGGCCGCGTCGTGCGGGAGGTGCTCCAGCTCACGGACCGCATCGCCGAGGCGCTGACACCCGCCCAGAGGGCCGCGGCCGCCCGTCACTTCGTCACCACCAGCCGCTACGAGTGGATGTTTTGGGAGATGGGCTGGCGGATGGAGCGCTGGCCGGTCTGA
- the thiW gene encoding energy coupling factor transporter S component ThiW → MTSWGFVAGALGVLAAVAWIVHARWHPVRLGSRELAVAGTLAAVATLASHLVWVPVGVAKAFPVQHAINVLAGVLLGPVPAAMIAFVAALLRNLLGTGTLLAFPGGMIGAFLSGALYRLSGRTGWAVVGEVTGTGILGGLASWPVVVWVMGHPSAPLFYVGPFLLSSGAGALIGYALLAALARTGAMADLQRPRGVKSRPPAPKGAHADASSKEVGS, encoded by the coding sequence GTGACGTCCTGGGGGTTCGTCGCAGGAGCCCTGGGCGTGCTGGCCGCCGTCGCCTGGATCGTCCACGCCCGGTGGCACCCGGTGCGCCTGGGGTCGAGGGAGCTGGCCGTGGCCGGCACGCTGGCCGCCGTCGCCACGCTGGCCTCCCACCTGGTGTGGGTTCCCGTCGGGGTGGCCAAGGCCTTCCCGGTGCAGCACGCGATCAACGTGCTGGCCGGGGTGTTGCTGGGCCCCGTGCCGGCCGCCATGATCGCCTTCGTCGCGGCGCTGCTGCGCAATCTCCTCGGCACCGGCACGCTCCTGGCCTTCCCGGGCGGGATGATCGGCGCCTTCCTGTCGGGGGCTCTCTACCGGCTGAGCGGGCGCACCGGCTGGGCCGTGGTGGGCGAGGTGACGGGCACGGGCATCCTGGGAGGCCTGGCGTCGTGGCCCGTCGTCGTCTGGGTGATGGGGCATCCCTCGGCCCCGCTCTTCTACGTGGGCCCGTTCCTGCTCTCCAGCGGCGCCGGGGCCCTCATCGGCTACGCCCTGCTCGCCGCGCTGGCGCGCACCGGCGCCATGGCGGACCTTCAGCGCCCGCGTGGGGTAAAGAGCCGGCCGCCGGCCCCAAAGGGCGCTCACGCAGACGCGTCATCCAAGGAGGTGGGGTCATGA
- a CDS encoding IS256 family transposase yields the protein MNEVAQRVGLRGKHQAGRQAYRHGWEPGWVVIGGCKVHVKRPRVRQKASGEVRLESYAWAQQENRLDEAVLARMLHGVATRSYAATLEDVGEVEAFGTSKSRVGQRFIRQMEAKLREHLSRRLDELRLVALRVDGVRIDEWTVVVALGVDSEGRKHVLGLREGATENEATVRSLLEDLVERGLRYDQGLLVVIDGAKALRAAVRAVFGKQAVVQRCTVHKKRNVLDHLPESEKRWVGRKLTQTYREPEYSAAKAALERLADQLEEQHPGAAASLREGLEETLTLHRLGIPGLLRTSLSSTNLAESALSAFEAKGDRVKRWRSGQQAERWAGMALLYAESRFRRLRGHRLVPMLQEALRRELGLERAITEPALVAG from the coding sequence ATGAACGAAGTGGCGCAACGGGTAGGGCTCAGGGGGAAGCACCAGGCGGGCCGGCAGGCTTACCGCCATGGTTGGGAGCCCGGCTGGGTGGTGATCGGGGGGTGCAAGGTGCACGTCAAGCGCCCCCGGGTGCGCCAGAAAGCCAGCGGCGAGGTCCGCCTGGAAAGCTACGCCTGGGCCCAGCAAGAAAACCGCCTCGACGAGGCGGTGCTGGCTCGCATGCTGCACGGGGTGGCGACGCGGTCGTATGCGGCCACGCTGGAGGACGTGGGCGAGGTGGAGGCCTTCGGCACCTCCAAGAGCCGGGTGGGGCAGCGCTTCATCCGCCAGATGGAGGCGAAGCTGCGGGAGCACCTGAGCCGCCGGCTCGACGAGCTGCGCCTGGTGGCGCTGCGGGTGGACGGCGTGCGCATCGACGAGTGGACCGTGGTGGTGGCGCTGGGCGTGGACAGCGAGGGACGCAAGCACGTGCTGGGCCTTCGAGAAGGGGCCACGGAGAACGAGGCCACGGTCCGCAGCCTGTTGGAGGACCTGGTGGAGCGGGGTTTGCGCTACGACCAGGGCTTGCTGGTGGTCATCGACGGCGCCAAGGCCCTGCGGGCCGCCGTGCGGGCGGTCTTTGGCAAGCAAGCCGTCGTGCAGCGATGCACCGTCCACAAGAAACGCAACGTCCTCGACCACCTGCCGGAGTCCGAGAAGCGCTGGGTGGGCCGAAAGCTGACCCAGACCTATCGGGAGCCGGAGTACAGTGCAGCCAAAGCAGCTCTGGAGCGCCTGGCCGACCAGTTGGAGGAGCAGCACCCGGGGGCAGCAGCCAGCCTGCGGGAGGGCCTGGAAGAGACGCTGACGCTGCACCGGCTGGGCATCCCGGGCTTGCTTCGTACGAGCCTTAGCTCCACCAACTTGGCGGAGTCGGCGCTGTCGGCCTTTGAGGCCAAGGGTGATCGGGTGAAGCGCTGGCGCTCGGGTCAGCAGGCCGAGCGGTGGGCGGGCATGGCACTGCTGTATGCCGAGAGTCGCTTTCGCCGCCTTCGCGGTCATCGCCTCGTCCCCATGCTCCAGGAGGCCCTACGTCGGGAGCTGGGACTTGAACGAGCCATCACCGAGCCTGCGCTCGTCGCGGGGTGA
- a CDS encoding LacI family DNA-binding transcriptional regulator: MPRTSSGTRPVTLRDIAKAAGVSINTVSRALNGKPDVSEATRALVQAVASRLDYRPNQLARGLRQQRTATIGVVIADVANPFFAEVVEGIERTAYQEGYSIILANTEEDQDREARAVRTLVERQVDGILMAPAQRSDETVRYLMQRHVPFVLLARFFEGLDVPAVVNDDREGARLAVRHLVQRGHRDILYLNGPPYNSSARLRLSGYRDALEEAGIAFRPEMVLTTDARSTGGYAAIQQALAGGLEFGAVFCFSDYVSFGAIKALRQAGLSIPRDVAVMGYDDIDLAAIVEPALSTVHVAKTRLGQVAVRMLMGMIEGSSSRSERVGMVVLTPQVVIRESA, from the coding sequence GTGCCACGCACCAGCAGCGGTACGCGTCCCGTCACCCTGCGAGACATCGCAAAAGCGGCCGGCGTCTCCATCAACACGGTCTCCCGGGCCCTCAACGGCAAGCCTGACGTGAGCGAGGCGACGCGAGCCTTGGTGCAAGCAGTCGCGAGTCGCCTGGACTACCGGCCCAACCAGCTGGCGAGGGGGCTGCGCCAGCAACGGACGGCCACCATCGGCGTCGTCATCGCCGACGTGGCCAACCCCTTCTTCGCCGAGGTGGTGGAGGGCATCGAGCGGACGGCGTACCAGGAGGGCTACAGCATCATCCTGGCCAACACCGAGGAGGACCAGGATCGGGAGGCCCGGGCGGTGCGGACCCTGGTCGAGCGGCAGGTCGACGGGATCCTCATGGCGCCCGCCCAGCGCTCCGACGAGACCGTCCGCTACCTGATGCAGCGGCACGTGCCCTTCGTCCTGCTGGCCCGCTTCTTCGAGGGGCTGGACGTCCCGGCGGTGGTCAACGACGACCGGGAGGGGGCGCGCCTCGCCGTGCGCCACCTCGTGCAACGGGGGCACCGCGACATCCTCTACCTCAACGGCCCCCCTTACAACTCCAGCGCCCGGCTGCGCCTCAGCGGGTACCGGGACGCCCTGGAGGAGGCCGGCATCGCCTTCCGTCCCGAGATGGTGCTGACCACCGACGCCCGCTCCACGGGCGGTTACGCGGCCATCCAGCAGGCGCTGGCGGGCGGGCTGGAGTTCGGCGCGGTCTTCTGCTTCAGCGACTACGTCAGCTTCGGCGCCATCAAAGCGTTGCGCCAGGCCGGCCTGTCCATCCCGCGAGACGTGGCGGTGATGGGCTACGACGACATCGACCTGGCGGCCATCGTCGAGCCGGCCCTCTCGACGGTGCACGTCGCCAAGACCCGGCTCGGCCAGGTCGCCGTCAGGATGCTGATGGGGATGATCGAGGGCTCCAGCAGCCGGAGCGAGCGGGTCGGCATGGTGGTCCTGACCCCCCAGGTGGTCATCCGCGAATCCGCGTAG
- a CDS encoding L-ribulose-5-phosphate 4-epimerase produces the protein MLQGLRQVVWEVNLELPRQRLVTMTSGNASGRDLETGLVVIKPSGVRYEQMRPEDLVVVDLDGRVVEGRWRPSVDTATHLYIYRHRPDVGGIVHTHSPYATSFAALGEPIPVVLTAIADEFGGPVPCAPYAPVGGEAIGQAVVEHIGSSPAVLLKQHGVFTVGPDPWAALKAAVMVEDVAKTVHLAMLRGKPQPLPPEEVARAHEAYRTRYGQR, from the coding sequence ATGCTGCAAGGGCTTCGCCAGGTCGTGTGGGAGGTCAACCTGGAGCTGCCGCGCCAGCGCCTGGTGACCATGACCAGCGGCAACGCCTCCGGGCGCGACCTGGAGACAGGTCTGGTGGTCATCAAGCCGAGCGGGGTGCGCTACGAGCAGATGCGCCCCGAGGACCTGGTGGTCGTCGACCTCGACGGGCGTGTCGTCGAGGGGCGCTGGCGGCCATCGGTCGACACGGCCACCCACCTCTACATCTACCGCCATCGCCCCGACGTCGGGGGGATCGTCCACACGCACTCGCCCTACGCCACCAGCTTCGCCGCGCTGGGCGAGCCCATCCCGGTGGTGCTGACGGCCATCGCCGACGAGTTCGGGGGCCCCGTCCCCTGCGCACCCTACGCGCCCGTCGGAGGCGAGGCCATCGGGCAGGCGGTGGTCGAGCACATCGGCTCGTCACCGGCCGTGCTGCTCAAGCAGCACGGCGTCTTCACCGTCGGCCCCGACCCCTGGGCCGCCCTCAAGGCGGCCGTCATGGTGGAGGACGTGGCCAAGACCGTGCACCTGGCCATGTTGCGTGGCAAGCCCCAACCGCTGCCTCCCGAGGAGGTGGCACGGGCGCACGAGGCCTACCGGACCCGGTACGGGCAGCGATAG
- a CDS encoding ribulokinase: MSADARGRYTIGIDFGTLSGRAVLVDVGTGEEVATSVYEYRNGVIDEVLPGTGQRLPPDFALQDPADYVRTVETTIPELVRSAGIRPEQVIGIGIDFTSCTMLPVRADGTPLCFLPEFAANPHAWVKLWKHHAAQDHANRLNAIARERGERFLARYGGKISSEWFFPKVWQILEEAPEVYAAADRLIEAADWIVWYLTGNETRNSTTAGYKAIWSKREGFPSRDFFAALDPRLTDVVDRKMSRRILPQGSLAGGLRPELAERVGLVPGTAVAVGNVDAHVAVPATTVVTPNKMVMVMGTSICHMVLGTEERLVEGMCGVVEDGILPGFFGYEAGQSAVGDIFAWYVEHGVPPAYHDEARRRGMGLHELLEAKASSLRPGESGLLALDWWNGNRSVLVDVDLTGMMLGMTLATRPEEIYRALIEATAFGTRVIMDAFEEKGVRIEEVYACGGLPDRNRLLMQIYADVTGREFRIARSANTPALGSAMFAAVAAGRERGGYDDIVEAADRMAGVRDQVYRPDGASHTVYTELYREYRLLHDYFGRGPNDVMKRLKALRARYRGSAATC; this comes from the coding sequence ATGTCAGCTGACGCCCGTGGTCGCTATACCATCGGGATCGACTTCGGCACCCTGTCAGGACGGGCGGTACTGGTCGACGTCGGGACGGGCGAGGAGGTCGCCACGTCGGTCTACGAGTATCGCAACGGCGTCATCGACGAGGTCCTGCCCGGCACCGGCCAGCGGCTTCCTCCGGACTTCGCGCTCCAGGATCCGGCCGACTACGTTCGCACGGTCGAGACCACCATCCCTGAACTGGTGCGCTCGGCCGGGATAAGGCCGGAGCAGGTGATCGGCATCGGCATCGACTTCACCTCGTGCACGATGCTGCCGGTCAGGGCGGATGGGACACCGCTTTGCTTCCTGCCCGAGTTCGCCGCCAATCCCCATGCCTGGGTCAAGCTGTGGAAGCACCATGCTGCCCAGGACCACGCCAACCGCCTCAACGCCATCGCCCGAGAGCGCGGCGAGCGGTTCCTCGCCCGCTACGGCGGCAAGATCTCGTCGGAGTGGTTCTTCCCCAAGGTGTGGCAGATCCTCGAGGAGGCGCCCGAGGTCTACGCGGCCGCCGACCGCCTCATCGAGGCGGCGGACTGGATCGTCTGGTACCTGACGGGCAACGAGACCCGCAACTCGACGACCGCCGGTTACAAGGCCATCTGGAGCAAGCGGGAGGGGTTCCCGTCCCGCGACTTCTTCGCGGCGCTGGACCCGCGCCTGACCGACGTGGTGGACCGCAAGATGTCTCGCCGCATCTTGCCGCAGGGATCGCTGGCAGGAGGCCTGCGCCCCGAGCTGGCCGAGCGCGTGGGGCTCGTGCCCGGCACGGCGGTCGCCGTCGGCAACGTCGACGCCCACGTGGCCGTGCCGGCCACCACGGTCGTCACGCCCAACAAGATGGTCATGGTCATGGGGACCTCCATCTGTCACATGGTGCTCGGTACCGAGGAGCGGCTGGTGGAGGGCATGTGCGGCGTGGTGGAGGACGGCATCCTGCCGGGCTTCTTCGGCTACGAGGCGGGGCAGTCCGCGGTGGGCGACATCTTCGCCTGGTACGTCGAGCACGGGGTGCCGCCGGCTTACCACGACGAGGCTCGCCGCCGAGGCATGGGGCTTCACGAGCTGCTCGAGGCCAAGGCGTCGTCGCTGCGCCCCGGCGAGAGCGGGCTGTTGGCCCTGGACTGGTGGAACGGCAACCGCTCCGTGCTCGTGGACGTCGATCTGACCGGGATGATGCTGGGCATGACGCTGGCCACCCGGCCGGAGGAGATCTACCGGGCGCTCATCGAGGCGACGGCCTTCGGCACCCGGGTCATCATGGACGCCTTCGAGGAGAAGGGGGTCCGCATCGAGGAGGTCTACGCCTGCGGTGGGTTGCCCGACCGCAACCGCCTGCTCATGCAGATCTACGCCGACGTCACCGGACGGGAGTTTCGCATCGCCCGCTCGGCCAACACGCCGGCACTGGGTTCGGCCATGTTCGCCGCCGTGGCGGCCGGTCGGGAGAGGGGGGGATACGACGACATCGTCGAGGCGGCTGACCGCATGGCAGGGGTCAGGGATCAGGTTTACCGACCCGACGGCGCCTCCCACACGGTCTACACGGAGCTCTACCGGGAGTACCGGCTGCTCCATGACTACTTCGGGCGGGGACCGAACGACGTGATGAAGCGGCTCAAGGCGCTGCGGGCGCGGTATCGGGGCAGCGCCGCCACCTGTTGA
- a CDS encoding L-fucose/L-arabinose isomerase family protein produces MARAKLGVIVGNRGFFPGHLCETGREEILRVLREEGIEPVILPASETRYGAVESFEEATRYGRFLREHADEIDGILVTLPNFGDERAVADALRTAGLDVPVLVHAFADEVGKMGIQFRRDAFCGKMSVCNNLRQYGIRYSLPRLHTSPPDHPSFREDLRWFASVARIVKGLKGARFGAIGARPAAFNTVRYSEKLLERYGISVVTVDLSDVLGRVGRLGADDPDVRRKLEAIQAYVPTRGVPPASLEKMARFGVVVDRLVQEHQLVGTAIQCWTALEEFFGVVPCTLMSMMSSALLPSACETDVTGALAMYVLQLASGRPSAIVDWNNNYGDDPDRAVIFHCSNLPKEIFEETSMQYQEIIAGTVGADNTYGTIYGRIKPGPFTYLRISTDDHLGIVRAYVGEGELTRDPLSTFGGYGVVKVPNFQKLLRHICENGFEHHVSINMDQTARAVEEALGKYLGWDVYRHVT; encoded by the coding sequence ATGGCAAGAGCGAAGCTCGGGGTCATCGTCGGCAATCGGGGCTTCTTCCCGGGGCACCTGTGCGAGACGGGGCGGGAGGAGATCCTCCGGGTGCTGCGCGAGGAGGGGATCGAGCCCGTGATCCTTCCCGCCAGCGAGACCCGCTACGGCGCAGTGGAGAGCTTCGAGGAGGCGACCCGATACGGCCGCTTCTTGCGGGAACACGCCGACGAGATCGACGGCATCCTGGTCACCCTGCCCAACTTCGGCGACGAGCGCGCCGTCGCCGACGCCCTGCGGACGGCCGGTCTCGACGTGCCGGTGCTGGTGCACGCCTTCGCCGACGAGGTCGGCAAGATGGGCATCCAGTTTCGCCGGGACGCCTTCTGCGGCAAGATGTCGGTCTGCAACAACCTCCGGCAGTACGGCATCCGCTACTCGCTGCCGCGCCTGCACACGTCGCCGCCGGATCACCCCTCGTTCCGAGAGGACCTGCGATGGTTCGCGTCGGTGGCGCGCATCGTCAAGGGGTTGAAGGGGGCCCGATTCGGCGCCATCGGGGCGCGGCCGGCCGCCTTCAACACGGTGCGCTACAGCGAGAAACTCCTGGAGCGCTACGGCATCAGCGTGGTGACGGTGGACCTGTCGGACGTGCTGGGGCGGGTCGGACGGCTCGGGGCCGACGACCCGGACGTCAGGCGCAAGCTCGAGGCGATCCAGGCGTACGTGCCCACCAGGGGCGTACCGCCCGCCTCGCTCGAGAAGATGGCGCGCTTCGGGGTCGTGGTGGATCGGTTGGTGCAGGAGCACCAGCTGGTCGGAACCGCGATCCAGTGCTGGACCGCGCTGGAGGAGTTCTTCGGCGTGGTGCCCTGCACGCTGATGAGCATGATGTCCAGCGCCCTGCTGCCCAGCGCCTGCGAGACCGACGTGACGGGGGCGCTGGCCATGTACGTGCTGCAGCTGGCCTCGGGCCGCCCCAGCGCCATCGTGGACTGGAACAACAACTACGGCGACGACCCGGACCGGGCCGTCATCTTCCACTGCAGCAATCTGCCCAAGGAGATCTTCGAGGAGACCTCCATGCAGTACCAGGAGATCATCGCGGGCACCGTGGGGGCGGATAACACGTACGGCACCATCTACGGACGCATCAAGCCCGGCCCCTTCACGTACCTGCGGATCTCCACGGATGACCATCTGGGCATCGTACGGGCGTACGTGGGGGAGGGCGAGCTGACGCGAGATCCCCTCTCCACCTTCGGTGGTTACGGCGTGGTCAAGGTGCCCAACTTCCAGAAGCTGCTCCGGCACATCTGCGAGAACGGCTTCGAGCATCACGTCAGCATCAACATGGACCAGACGGCTCGAGCGGTGGAGGAGGCGCTGGGCAAGTACCTTGGGTGGGACGTGTACCGGCACGTCACCTAG